One Sinorhizobium mexicanum genomic region harbors:
- a CDS encoding LysR family transcriptional regulator, which yields MDQLTAMRAFLRVVETGNFTRASASLNMPKATVTNLIQGLEAHLSTKLLNRTTRRVLVTPDGALYYERAARLLSDLDELDGSLSTAQSLPKGRLRVETASAFANLIIIPALPEFHKKYPDIQIDLGVSDRTIDYLAENVDCAIRAGNLTDQSLIARRITEMKFITCASRDFLERHPVPRHPSDLEKNCYAVGYFLPKSGQQMPFHFRRGNEEIEVNSRYTVAANEATTYIAAARAGMGVIQAPFFMVRDDLRAGTMVPVLPDWQVDSMPIYLVYPPNRHLSSRLRVFADWVVKVMAQSQMDLD from the coding sequence ATGGACCAGCTCACGGCCATGCGCGCCTTTCTCCGTGTGGTGGAGACCGGCAATTTCACCCGGGCATCCGCCTCCCTCAACATGCCGAAAGCAACGGTGACCAACCTCATCCAGGGGCTGGAGGCGCACCTGAGCACCAAGTTGCTCAATCGCACGACGCGGCGCGTTCTGGTGACGCCGGACGGCGCACTCTACTACGAGCGTGCCGCACGCCTGCTCTCTGATCTCGATGAACTGGACGGCAGCCTCTCGACTGCCCAGAGCCTGCCGAAGGGCAGACTGCGCGTCGAAACAGCGAGCGCCTTTGCCAACCTGATCATCATTCCGGCATTGCCCGAATTCCATAAGAAATACCCGGACATACAGATCGACCTCGGCGTATCGGATCGCACGATCGACTATCTTGCCGAAAATGTCGATTGCGCCATCCGCGCTGGCAATTTGACGGACCAATCGCTGATCGCCCGGCGCATTACGGAGATGAAATTCATCACCTGCGCCTCGCGGGACTTCCTCGAGCGGCATCCGGTGCCGCGACACCCATCGGACCTCGAGAAGAATTGTTATGCCGTCGGCTACTTCCTGCCGAAGTCAGGACAGCAGATGCCCTTCCATTTCCGGCGGGGAAACGAAGAGATCGAGGTCAATAGCCGCTATACCGTGGCCGCAAACGAGGCGACGACCTATATCGCCGCCGCGCGGGCGGGAATGGGTGTCATCCAAGCGCCGTTCTTCATGGTTCGCGACGATCTTCGCGCCGGCACCATGGTCCCGGTACTGCCCGATTGGCAGGTCGATTCGATGCCGATCTATCTGGTCTATCCGCCGAACCGGCACTTGAGCAGCCGGCTGCGCGTCTTTGCAGACTGGGTCGTGAAGGTCATGGCGCAGTCGCAGATGGACCTGGATTGA
- a CDS encoding peroxiredoxin gives MSLRINQTAPDFTAETTQGSINFHQWIGDGWAVLFSHPKNFTPVCTTELGAMAGIENEFRKRGVKIIGISVDPVESHSKWKNDIKVATGFDVEYPLIGDKDLKVAKLYDMLPADAGETSEGRTPADNATVRSVYVIGPDKKIKLILTYPMTTGRNFNEILRAIDSIQLTAKHQVATPANWQQGEDVIITAAVSNEDAIQRFGSFDTILPYLRKTKQPTA, from the coding sequence ATGAGCCTCCGTATCAACCAAACAGCGCCCGACTTCACCGCCGAGACCACCCAAGGCTCGATCAATTTCCACCAATGGATCGGCGACGGCTGGGCCGTCCTCTTCTCGCATCCGAAGAATTTCACGCCCGTCTGCACCACCGAACTCGGCGCCATGGCCGGGATCGAGAACGAATTCCGCAAGCGCGGCGTCAAGATCATCGGCATCTCCGTCGATCCGGTCGAAAGCCACAGCAAGTGGAAGAACGACATCAAGGTCGCGACCGGTTTCGACGTCGAATATCCGCTGATCGGCGACAAGGACCTCAAGGTGGCCAAGCTCTACGACATGCTGCCGGCCGATGCCGGCGAGACTTCGGAGGGCCGCACACCGGCCGACAACGCCACCGTGCGTTCGGTCTACGTCATCGGCCCGGACAAGAAGATCAAGCTGATCCTCACCTACCCGATGACGACGGGCCGCAATTTCAACGAGATCCTGCGTGCGATCGATTCGATCCAGCTGACCGCCAAGCACCAGGTCGCGACACCGGCGAACTGGCAGCAGGGCGAGGACGTCATCATTACCGCGGCCGTATCCAACGAGGATGCGATCCAGCGCTTCGGCTCCTTCGATACGATCCTGCCCTATCTCCGCAAGACGAAGCAGCCGACCGCGTAA
- a CDS encoding DEAD/DEAH box helicase yields MTEFDGIAPAIAEALARRGYNELTPVQKAMLDPALDGADALVSAQTGSGKTVAFGLALAPTLLAGTERFGAAGAPLALVIAPTRELALQVKRELEWLYEVAGATIASCVGGMDMRNERRALERGAHIVVGTPGRLCDHIRRDSLDISALRAIVLDEADEMLDLGFREDLEFILEAAPADRRTLMFSATVPRSIATLAKNYQRDAIRISTASAEKQHGDIEYRSLVVAPSDRENAIINVLRYYEARNAIVFCSTRAAVNHLTARFNNRGFSVVALSGELSQNERTHALQAMRDGRARVCIATDVAARGIDLPGLELVIHADLPTNPETLLHRSGRTGRAGQKGVSALIVPINARRKAERLLENARITATWAKPPSADEVASRDDERIVADPAFDEPLRADEQAIVRALIDRHGAEKLAAAFVRQFRSGRSAPEDLADVSLTNDRRKERRDAAATSRDDFSAPRADFTDGSWFSLSVGRKQNAEPRWLIPMLCRHGKLSKRDIGAIRMQPEETYVELTAEGAERFLSAIGPNLTLEKGIRVKALAGTPDLSPPRQEKPGFAKKRTADPAREDFEPKRKFEKKPAMAEDARADKRDDKSRSKKGKPGAQKDAGGFKPKAKRANAKNRQY; encoded by the coding sequence ATGACTGAGTTCGATGGGATCGCGCCCGCGATCGCCGAGGCGTTGGCAAGACGCGGTTACAACGAGCTGACGCCGGTACAAAAGGCGATGCTCGATCCGGCGCTCGATGGCGCCGACGCGCTGGTTTCGGCCCAGACCGGGTCCGGCAAGACCGTGGCCTTCGGCCTGGCGCTTGCGCCGACGCTGCTCGCCGGCACGGAGCGTTTTGGCGCGGCTGGCGCACCGCTCGCGCTTGTCATTGCGCCAACGCGCGAACTGGCGCTCCAGGTCAAGCGCGAACTCGAATGGCTCTACGAGGTGGCGGGCGCCACCATCGCCTCCTGCGTCGGCGGCATGGACATGCGCAACGAGCGGCGCGCGCTCGAACGCGGTGCCCACATCGTCGTCGGCACACCGGGGCGGCTCTGCGACCACATTCGCCGGGATTCGCTCGACATCTCGGCACTCCGCGCTATCGTGCTGGACGAAGCGGACGAAATGCTGGACCTCGGCTTCCGTGAGGATCTGGAGTTCATCCTCGAGGCGGCGCCGGCCGACCGGCGCACGCTGATGTTTTCGGCGACGGTGCCGCGCTCGATCGCGACGCTTGCCAAGAACTACCAGCGGGATGCCATACGCATCAGCACCGCATCCGCAGAGAAGCAGCATGGCGATATCGAATATCGTTCGCTCGTTGTCGCCCCGAGCGACCGCGAGAACGCGATCATCAACGTGCTTCGCTACTACGAGGCGCGAAACGCCATCGTCTTCTGTTCCACCCGTGCCGCGGTCAATCACCTGACCGCCCGCTTCAACAATCGCGGCTTCTCTGTCGTGGCGCTCTCCGGGGAACTCAGCCAGAACGAACGCACCCACGCGCTGCAGGCGATGCGCGACGGCCGCGCCCGCGTCTGCATCGCGACCGATGTTGCAGCTCGCGGCATCGACCTGCCCGGACTGGAACTCGTGATACACGCCGATCTGCCGACCAATCCTGAGACCTTGCTGCATCGGAGTGGACGCACGGGTCGCGCGGGCCAGAAGGGCGTCAGCGCGCTGATCGTCCCCATCAATGCGCGCCGCAAGGCCGAAAGGCTCCTGGAAAATGCGCGTATCACCGCGACCTGGGCAAAACCGCCGTCCGCGGACGAGGTAGCGAGCCGCGACGACGAGCGCATCGTCGCTGACCCAGCGTTCGATGAACCGCTGCGCGCGGACGAGCAGGCGATCGTGCGGGCTCTGATCGACCGTCACGGCGCTGAGAAGCTGGCGGCGGCCTTCGTGCGGCAGTTCCGTTCCGGTCGCTCGGCGCCGGAGGATCTCGCCGATGTTTCGCTCACCAACGACCGCAGGAAAGAACGGCGCGATGCTGCCGCAACCTCGCGCGACGACTTCAGCGCACCGCGCGCCGACTTCACCGACGGCAGCTGGTTTTCGCTCTCGGTCGGCCGCAAGCAGAATGCCGAGCCGCGCTGGCTGATCCCGATGCTGTGCCGCCACGGCAAGCTCTCCAAGCGCGACATCGGTGCGATCCGGATGCAGCCGGAAGAGACCTATGTCGAACTGACGGCCGAGGGCGCCGAACGCTTCCTCTCGGCGATCGGTCCGAACCTGACCCTGGAAAAGGGCATCCGCGTCAAGGCGCTCGCGGGCACTCCGGATCTCTCACCGCCGCGACAGGAAAAACCCGGTTTCGCGAAGAAGCGGACCGCCGACCCAGCACGCGAAGATTTCGAACCGAAGCGCAAGTTCGAAAAGAAGCCGGCTATGGCCGAGGACGCACGTGCTGATAAACGGGACGACAAATCTCGGAGCAAGAAGGGCAAGCCGGGAGCGCAAAAGGACGCCGGCGGCTTCAAACCCAAAGCGAAACGCGCCAACGCCAAGAACAGGCAATACTAG
- a CDS encoding DUF805 domain-containing protein — MAEEGRQPSMTWLFFSPSGRIGRLPFFLSWLFWFLVGSVFLMQMLKNENEDTALAFWTLALVASGILSTVSIAMLAIKRLHDIGYPGPLALCLFIPVLSPIVFIALCLWPSVKGENEFGSPNDGPGTRSQ; from the coding sequence ATGGCGGAGGAGGGGCGACAGCCGAGCATGACCTGGCTGTTCTTCAGCCCCTCCGGCCGCATCGGCCGCCTGCCCTTTTTCCTTTCCTGGCTTTTCTGGTTCCTCGTCGGCTCCGTCTTCCTGATGCAGATGCTGAAGAACGAAAACGAAGACACCGCATTGGCGTTCTGGACACTGGCGCTCGTCGCTTCAGGCATCCTTTCGACCGTTTCCATCGCGATGCTGGCGATTAAGCGCCTGCATGACATCGGCTATCCCGGCCCGCTGGCGCTCTGCCTTTTCATTCCTGTGCTGAGCCCGATCGTGTTCATCGCCCTCTGCCTGTGGCCCAGCGTGAAGGGCGAGAACGAATTCGGCAGTCCCAATGACGGCCCCGGCACCAGATCACAATGA
- the dapD gene encoding 2,3,4,5-tetrahydropyridine-2,6-dicarboxylate N-succinyltransferase → MTTHDLASLSQTIETAFDDREAVNTSTRGAVREAVEAALNLLDSGKARVAERGADGTWTVNQWLKKAVLLSFRLNPMELVKGGPGESVWWDKVPSKFDGWSVNEFEKAGFRAVPNCVVRRSAYIAPNAILMPSFVNLGAYVGEGTMVDTWATVGSCAQIGRNVHLSGGVGIGGVLEPMQAGPTIIEDNCFIGARSEVVEGCIVREGSVLGMGVFIGKSTKIVDRATGEVTYGEVPPYSVVVAGSMPSGSTMANGQPAPNLYCAVIVKRVDEKTRAKTGINELLRD, encoded by the coding sequence ATGACGACCCACGACCTTGCCTCCCTGTCGCAGACCATCGAGACCGCCTTCGACGATCGCGAAGCCGTCAACACCAGCACCCGCGGCGCGGTCCGCGAAGCGGTCGAAGCGGCGCTGAACCTGCTGGACAGCGGCAAGGCCCGCGTCGCCGAACGCGGTGCGGATGGCACCTGGACCGTCAATCAGTGGCTGAAGAAGGCCGTTCTTCTGTCCTTCCGTCTGAACCCGATGGAGCTCGTCAAGGGCGGCCCCGGCGAGTCGGTCTGGTGGGACAAGGTTCCCTCCAAGTTCGATGGCTGGAGCGTCAACGAGTTCGAGAAGGCCGGCTTCCGCGCCGTTCCGAACTGCGTCGTCCGCCGCTCGGCCTATATCGCGCCGAACGCGATCCTGATGCCCTCCTTCGTCAATCTCGGCGCCTATGTCGGCGAGGGTACGATGGTCGATACCTGGGCAACCGTCGGCTCCTGCGCGCAGATCGGCAGGAACGTGCACCTTTCCGGCGGCGTCGGCATCGGCGGCGTGCTGGAGCCGATGCAGGCAGGCCCGACGATCATCGAGGACAATTGCTTCATCGGCGCCCGCTCGGAGGTCGTCGAAGGCTGTATCGTGCGCGAAGGCTCGGTTCTCGGCATGGGCGTCTTCATCGGCAAGTCGACCAAGATCGTCGATCGCGCGACGGGCGAAGTGACGTACGGCGAAGTGCCGCCCTATTCCGTCGTCGTGGCAGGCTCGATGCCGTCCGGCTCGACCATGGCAAACGGCCAGCCTGCACCGAACCTCTATTGCGCGGTCATCGTCAAGCGCGTCGACGAGAAGACGCGCGCCAAGACCGGTATCAACGAACTGCTCAGAGATTGA
- a CDS encoding LOG family protein, which yields MARMKKRNLRRKDGVWDPLADSSQSRLRASTVPLTPQSASPTYRLAYVDDDFLCREELRPVRLQLELLKTEMMLEERGINSTVVMFGGARIPEPSGEAWAAKNDTQRKNLEAASIYYDEARKFARICSEQSAKLGHKEYVIVTGGGPGVMEAGNRGAADAGAPSIGLNIVLPHEQAPNRFVTPELSFNFHYFAIRKMHFLLRAKAVTVFPGGFGTLDELFETLTLMQTGRLALVPLILFGEKFWRTIVNFEALAEFGTIAPNDVDLVHFVETAEEAWEIIARFYESIDPRSMPMASGRR from the coding sequence ATGGCACGTATGAAGAAGCGCAATCTGCGCCGCAAGGATGGGGTCTGGGATCCGCTGGCCGACAGCTCGCAGAGCAGGCTGCGCGCCTCGACCGTGCCGCTGACGCCGCAGTCGGCCTCGCCGACCTATCGTCTCGCCTATGTCGACGATGATTTTCTCTGCCGCGAAGAGTTGAGGCCGGTACGCCTGCAGCTCGAACTCCTGAAGACGGAGATGATGCTCGAGGAGCGGGGCATCAATTCGACCGTGGTGATGTTCGGCGGCGCACGCATCCCTGAGCCCAGCGGCGAGGCCTGGGCGGCGAAGAACGATACGCAGCGCAAGAACCTCGAAGCGGCATCGATCTACTACGACGAAGCACGCAAGTTCGCGCGGATCTGCTCGGAGCAGTCCGCCAAGCTCGGCCACAAGGAATATGTCATCGTCACCGGCGGCGGCCCGGGGGTGATGGAGGCGGGAAACCGTGGCGCGGCCGACGCCGGCGCTCCTTCGATCGGGCTCAACATCGTGCTACCGCACGAGCAGGCGCCAAACCGCTTCGTGACGCCGGAGCTGTCGTTCAATTTCCACTATTTCGCCATTCGCAAGATGCATTTCCTGCTGCGCGCCAAGGCCGTCACCGTGTTTCCCGGCGGCTTCGGCACGCTCGACGAATTGTTCGAAACGCTGACGCTGATGCAGACCGGCCGTCTAGCCCTGGTGCCGCTCATCCTGTTCGGCGAGAAGTTCTGGCGCACCATCGTCAACTTCGAGGCACTGGCCGAGTTCGGCACGATCGCGCCGAACGACGTCGATCTGGTGCATTTCGTCGAGACCGCGGAAGAGGCCTGGGAGATCATCGCCCGGTTCTACGAGAGCATCGATCCGCGGTCGATGCCGATGGCATCCGGCCGGCGCTAG
- a CDS encoding IS630 family transposase (programmed frameshift) gives MTRPLSNDLRERVVGAVEAGESCRSVAARFGIAVSSAVKWSQRYRSSGSVAPGKMGGHRRHVLEPHRAFIAERINQTPHLSLHRLKEELAARGVKVSHDTVWRFLRREGLRFKKTLIALEQARADIARRRQRWRAWQSGLDPRRLVFIDETWIKTNMAPLYGWGPRGKRLRGFAPHGHWRTPTFVGALRHDRLAAPCVFDGPINGQCFRAYVAQQLVPVLEPGDIVIMDNLGSHKSTAVRQMIRAAGARLWYLPPYSPDLNPIEQAFAKIKHWMRAAQKRTVEETWQHLGSLVSSVQPDECSNYFANAGYASVKT, from the exons ATGACGCGACCTCTTTCGAACGATCTTCGTGAACGTGTTGTTGGCGCGGTTGAGGCCGGCGAAAGCTGCCGATCGGTGGCGGCTCGTTTCGGCATTGCCGTATCGTCGGCGGTGAAGTGGTCTCAGCGCTATCGATCGAGCGGGTCTGTGGCGCCCGGCAAGATGGGCGGCCACCGCAGGCATGTGCTGGAGCCGCACCGTGCGTTCATCGCGGAGCGGATCAACCAGACGCCGCATTTGTCGCTGCATAGGCTGAAGGAAGAGCTGGCGGCGCGTGGGGTGAAGGTTTCGCACGATACGGTGTGGCGGTTCCTGCGCCGCGAGGGGCTGCGGTTC AAAAAAACACTGATCGCCCTTGAGCAGGCCCGTGCCGATATTGCCCGCCGGCGGCAACGCTGGCGCGCCTGGCAGTCCGGTCTCGATCCGAGGCGGCTGGTGTTCATTGACGAAACCTGGATCAAGACCAACATGGCGCCGCTCTATGGCTGGGGCCCGCGAGGCAAGCGCCTGCGCGGCTTTGCCCCGCACGGCCACTGGCGCACGCCGACCTTTGTCGGCGCTTTGCGCCACGACCGGCTGGCAGCGCCTTGCGTCTTCGACGGACCAATCAATGGTCAGTGTTTCCGCGCCTATGTTGCGCAACAGCTCGTGCCCGTGCTCGAACCCGGCGACATCGTCATCATGGACAATCTCGGCTCCCATAAGTCGACCGCCGTCCGGCAGATGATCCGAGCCGCCGGCGCAAGGCTCTGGTATCTACCGCCATACTCGCCCGATCTAAACCCGATCGAGCAAGCCTTCGCCAAAATCAAACACTGGATGCGGGCGGCGCAGAAGCGAACCGTCGAGGAGACATGGCAACACCTCGGCAGCCTCGTCTCCTCAGTTCAACCCGACGAATGCAGCAACTACTTCGCCAACGCCGGATATGCTTCCGTCAAAACCTGA
- a CDS encoding IS5 family transposase (programmed frameshift) produces the protein MGSEFWLSDQQWSVIEPLLPKNRPGARRVDDRRVISGIVHVLRVGCRWQDCPAVYGPPTTIYNRFHRWAGRGLWQKLFSALVAASPCDMQMIDSTTAKVHRSAAGGKGGPQTQAIGRSRGGRTTKIHAVVDGRGRPLGLQISPGQMGDVRAAVPLLQHLPPAYFLAADTAYDSDALRQYLTARGTIPVIPNNPTRKRRHPFDATAYRQRNVIERMFCRLKDWRRIATRYDKLATNFQAAVHIAAIVIWWIN, from the exons ATGGGAAGCGAATTCTGGCTAAGTGATCAGCAATGGTCCGTGATCGAACCGCTGCTGCCGAAGAACCGGCCCGGTGCGCGCCGGGTCGATGACCGCCGCGTCATCAGCGGCATTGTCCATGTGTTGCGTGTCGGCTGCCGTTGGCAGGATTGCCCGGCCGTCTATGGCCCGCCAACCACGATTTACAACCGCTTTCATCGCTGGGCCGGCCGCGGCCTGTGGCAGAAGCTGTTTTCGGCCCTGGTCGCGGCCAGTCCATGCGATATGCAGATGATCGACAGTACCACCGCGAAGGTCCATCGCTCCGCCGCTGGTGGAAAAGGGGGGC CGCAGACGCAGGCGATTGGTCGCTCCCGCGGCGGCCGGACGACGAAAATCCACGCCGTCGTAGACGGGCGCGGCCGGCCGCTCGGCCTGCAGATCTCGCCGGGGCAGATGGGCGATGTGCGCGCCGCCGTGCCGTTACTCCAGCACCTGCCACCCGCCTATTTCCTCGCCGCCGACACCGCTTACGACAGCGATGCCCTGCGCCAGTATCTGACCGCACGCGGCACCATTCCGGTCATTCCCAACAACCCGACCAGAAAGCGCCGCCATCCCTTCGATGCAACGGCCTATCGCCAGCGCAACGTCATCGAGCGGATGTTCTGCCGTCTCAAGGATTGGCGGCGGATCGCCACCCGCTACGACAAGCTCGCCACAAACTTCCAGGCCGCCGTCCACATCGCCGCTATCGTCATCTGGTGGATCAATTGA
- a CDS encoding EF-hand domain-containing protein, translated as MRNRTFILGATVLAVALTDLSAPSFAAKSKPTPEQRAERMIKRLDTSGDSKVSLQEFQARVSTSFKSFDANGNGEISREEIQAKRQAFREARKAWRDARAKTGAEREQAMAKLREARPSMLPGMRPRAFARIDADGNGALSTAEVAAATERMFKRRDRNGDGMIDAADFTRKV; from the coding sequence ATGCGCAACAGGACTTTCATTCTCGGCGCCACCGTTCTCGCCGTGGCATTGACCGACCTTTCTGCACCTTCATTTGCAGCCAAAAGCAAACCTACGCCCGAACAGCGTGCGGAGCGCATGATCAAGCGCCTCGACACGAGCGGCGACTCCAAGGTCTCCCTTCAGGAGTTTCAGGCGCGAGTCTCGACCAGTTTCAAGAGCTTCGACGCCAACGGCAATGGCGAGATCAGCCGCGAAGAGATCCAGGCAAAGCGCCAGGCATTCCGCGAGGCGCGCAAAGCATGGCGCGACGCCCGAGCGAAGACCGGCGCGGAGCGCGAACAGGCGATGGCCAAGCTTCGGGAGGCGCGCCCCTCTATGCTGCCCGGGATGCGGCCGCGTGCCTTCGCTCGCATCGATGCCGATGGCAACGGCGCCCTCAGTACAGCCGAAGTGGCGGCAGCCACCGAAAGGATGTTCAAGCGCCGCGACCGCAATGGCGACGGAATGATCGACGCCGCCGACTTTACCAGAAAGGTCTGA
- a CDS encoding pyrimidine 5'-nucleotidase — MKKLDRLPTHAEFAHVTDWVFDLDNTLYPHHVNLFAQIDRNMTAYVAELLSLEPAEAKKLQKEYYRDHGTTLQGLMIHHGVDPNDFLQRAHAIDYSVVPADPALGEAIKALPGRKFIFTNGSVAHAQMTARALGILDHFDDIFDIVAANFVPKPAGDTYDKFMSLHRVDTRHAVMFEDLPRNLLVPKALGMKTVLLVPHNLEYEFVEAWETSSDADEQIDYVTENLTGFLRRIVAQA, encoded by the coding sequence ATGAAAAAGCTCGACCGCCTTCCGACCCATGCCGAGTTCGCCCATGTCACAGACTGGGTCTTCGATCTCGACAACACGCTCTATCCGCACCACGTCAACCTCTTCGCGCAGATCGATCGCAACATGACGGCCTATGTCGCCGAACTCCTGTCGCTCGAGCCGGCGGAAGCGAAGAAGTTGCAGAAGGAATATTACCGCGATCACGGCACGACGCTGCAAGGACTGATGATCCATCATGGAGTCGACCCGAACGACTTCCTACAGAGGGCGCACGCGATCGACTACAGCGTGGTGCCGGCCGACCCCGCGCTCGGCGAGGCGATCAAGGCGTTGCCGGGACGCAAATTCATCTTCACCAATGGCAGCGTCGCCCATGCGCAGATGACCGCCCGCGCACTCGGCATTCTCGACCACTTTGACGACATCTTCGACATCGTCGCCGCCAATTTCGTGCCGAAGCCTGCAGGCGATACCTATGACAAGTTCATGAGCCTTCATCGCGTCGACACCCGCCATGCGGTCATGTTCGAGGATCTGCCGCGCAATCTCCTGGTGCCGAAGGCGCTCGGCATGAAGACCGTGCTGCTCGTACCACACAATCTCGAATACGAATTCGTCGAGGCGTGGGAAACGTCGAGCGACGCGGACGAGCAGATCGACTACGTCACCGAGAACCTCACCGGGTTCCTGCGGCGGATCGTGGCACAGGCCTGA
- a CDS encoding DMT family transporter — protein sequence METWVLITVAAAFLQNVRSAMQKHLKGVMGTTGATFVRFGFGLPFALFYLVVLWRGAGHPLPVPNGTFFLWAVIGGLAQIAATFLLVHLFSFRNFAVGTAYSRTEPAQAALFGLIFLGEKASQGTLVAIAISVVGVMLISVARTTLSPRSLLTSVFSRTAGIGLASGTFFGLSAVSYRSASLALAPSLPATDYVMQASFTLGFVILLQTVVMLAWILARQPEELQRIGAAWRPAFVVGFVGASASFGWFMAMTLQQAAIVKVVAQVEMLFTFASSFFVFREWINRLELLGCLLIVTGVVMLIVL from the coding sequence ATGGAAACCTGGGTTCTTATCACCGTCGCCGCGGCCTTCCTTCAGAATGTCCGCTCCGCCATGCAGAAACACCTGAAGGGCGTCATGGGCACCACCGGCGCGACCTTCGTGCGCTTCGGCTTCGGCCTGCCTTTCGCACTCTTCTACCTCGTCGTCCTTTGGCGTGGTGCCGGGCACCCCCTGCCGGTCCCGAATGGCACGTTCTTTCTCTGGGCAGTCATCGGCGGACTGGCGCAGATCGCTGCGACCTTCCTGCTCGTCCATCTCTTCTCGTTTCGCAACTTCGCCGTCGGCACGGCCTATTCTCGAACCGAACCGGCGCAGGCAGCGCTCTTCGGCCTGATCTTCCTGGGCGAGAAAGCGAGCCAGGGCACGCTGGTGGCGATCGCCATCTCGGTGGTCGGCGTCATGCTCATCTCCGTCGCCCGCACCACGCTCAGCCCGCGCTCTCTGCTAACCTCGGTTTTCAGTCGCACCGCCGGCATAGGCCTTGCGTCCGGCACGTTCTTCGGTCTCTCGGCGGTTTCCTACCGGTCCGCCTCGCTGGCGCTGGCTCCGAGCCTGCCGGCAACGGACTATGTGATGCAGGCGAGCTTCACCCTCGGCTTCGTCATCCTGCTGCAGACCGTCGTGATGCTTGCCTGGATCCTGGCCCGCCAGCCGGAGGAACTGCAACGCATAGGCGCTGCATGGCGGCCGGCGTTCGTCGTCGGCTTTGTCGGCGCCTCGGCATCCTTCGGCTGGTTCATGGCGATGACCTTGCAGCAGGCCGCGATCGTCAAGGTCGTGGCGCAGGTCGAGATGCTGTTCACCTTCGCCTCGTCCTTCTTTGTCTTTCGCGAATGGATCAACCGCCTCGAATTGCTCGGCTGCCTGCTGATCGTCACCGGCGTCGTGATGCTCATCGTTCTTTAG
- a CDS encoding bifunctional transcriptional activator/DNA repair enzyme AdaA codes for MLFDLPNDDILYDALLARSVDYEGQAFVCVKSTGVFCRLSCPARKPKRENTLFFDNIAACIDSGFRPCERCRPLNQPSDKEPLVNDLLKLLDRAPDRRWTEDDLVRRGFDPSTVRRAFKRALGITFLDLARQRRMGEAARHLSAGASVIEAQMDAGYDSPSGFRAAFAKLIGEAPAMSQGRQLLFADTIETPLGPMIAVADKTHLHLLEFHDRKALPTEMESLKRKTRSAVAPGRTPPIDQIEDELNAYFAGESSEFLTPLALDGTAFERQIWAKLLKIPVGETRSYSDIAREVATLQAVRAVARANGANRVAIVIPCHRCVGSDGSLTGYGGGLWRKQWLLRHEGKMKPVGLFAEDVG; via the coding sequence ATGCTTTTCGATTTGCCGAACGACGACATCCTTTACGACGCACTTCTAGCCCGAAGCGTCGATTACGAAGGCCAGGCCTTCGTCTGCGTCAAGAGCACCGGGGTGTTCTGCCGCCTCTCCTGTCCTGCCCGCAAGCCGAAGCGGGAGAACACGCTGTTTTTCGACAACATCGCCGCCTGCATCGACTCCGGCTTCCGGCCTTGCGAGCGATGCCGCCCGCTCAACCAGCCGTCCGACAAGGAGCCGCTGGTCAACGACCTCCTGAAGCTCCTTGACCGCGCGCCGGACCGTCGCTGGACCGAGGACGATCTTGTCCGGCGCGGCTTCGATCCGTCGACCGTGCGTCGCGCCTTCAAACGGGCGCTTGGCATCACCTTTCTCGACCTCGCCCGCCAGCGGCGGATGGGCGAGGCCGCCCGTCACCTTTCGGCCGGCGCCAGCGTGATCGAGGCGCAGATGGATGCCGGTTATGACTCGCCGAGCGGTTTTCGCGCCGCCTTCGCGAAGCTGATCGGGGAGGCGCCCGCCATGTCGCAGGGCCGCCAATTGCTCTTTGCCGACACGATCGAAACGCCGCTCGGGCCAATGATTGCCGTCGCCGACAAGACGCATCTTCATTTGCTCGAATTCCACGACCGAAAAGCCCTGCCGACCGAAATGGAAAGCCTGAAGCGCAAGACGCGATCCGCCGTCGCGCCGGGCAGGACACCGCCGATCGACCAGATCGAGGACGAACTGAACGCTTACTTTGCCGGCGAATCGAGCGAATTCCTCACGCCCCTGGCGCTCGACGGCACCGCCTTCGAACGGCAGATCTGGGCGAAGCTTTTGAAAATACCGGTGGGCGAGACGCGGTCTTACAGCGATATTGCGCGGGAGGTCGCCACGCTGCAGGCGGTGCGTGCCGTAGCCAGGGCGAACGGCGCAAACCGTGTCGCAATCGTTATCCCTTGTCACCGTTGCGTCGGCTCGGACGGATCGCTGACTGGCTATGGCGGCGGTCTCTGGCGAAAGCAATGGCTGCTGCGCCACGAGGGCAAGATGAAACCCGTTGGATTGTTTGCGGAGGATGTCGGATGA